One Dioscorea cayenensis subsp. rotundata cultivar TDr96_F1 chromosome 15, TDr96_F1_v2_PseudoChromosome.rev07_lg8_w22 25.fasta, whole genome shotgun sequence genomic region harbors:
- the LOC120276950 gene encoding probable glutathione S-transferase, which yields MAGEKGVLLLDFWVSPFGQRVRIALAEKGVDYEFKEQDLINKSEHLLKSNPVYKKIPVLLHEGKSICESLIIVQYIDEVWSNKAPLLPAEPLARANARFWADFIDNKVYECGTRLWKLNGEEQEAAKQEFIEIFKLLEGELGDKKFFGGETFGFLDLALTPFVAWFYAYETFAKFSMEEECPKIVAWGNRCMERESVSKTLSDPNKIYEFILFLKKKFGAEY from the exons ATGGCCGGGGAGAAAGGAGTTCTGCTGTTGGATTTCTGGGTGAGTCCTTTTGGGCAAAGAGTGAGGATAGCTTTGGCGGAGAAAGGGGTGGATTATGAATTCAAGGAACAGGATCTGATAAACAAGAGTGAGCACTTGCTGAAATCCAACCCTGTTTATAAGAAGATCCCGGTGTTGTTACACGAGGGCAAATCCATTTGCGAGTCGCTCATCATTGTTCAGTATATTGATGAGGTTTGGTCCAATAAAGCTCCGTTGCTCCCTGCCGAGCCTTTGGCACGTGCCAACGCTCGTTTTTGGGCTGATTTCATCGACAATAAG GTTTATGAGTGTGGAACTAGATTGTGGAAATTAAACGGAGAGGAACAAGAGGCAGCCAAGCAGGAGTTCATAGAGATCTTTAAATTATTGGAGGGTGAGCTTGGTGACAAGAAGTTCTTTGGAGGTGAGACTTTTGGGTTCCTTGATCTGGCTTTAACTCCTTTTGTTGCATGGTTCTATGCCTATGAGACCTTTGCCAAGTTCAGCATGGAGGAGGAATGTCCTAAGATTGTGGCATGGGGCAATAGGTGCATGGAAAGGGAGAGTGTATCCAAGACTCTTTCTGAccctaataaaatttatgagtttattctctttttgaagaagaaatttggGGCGGAATATTAA